From a single Bacillus gobiensis genomic region:
- a CDS encoding DUF4825 domain-containing protein encodes MNSNKDTLEKRLSSMPQPSLREEVKMNIHRTLMEQESTKHFGTKGKQVFNIFAGAAVVLIFCITVFTSVIHQQDHGAQTESLYLSTNTTEKNIRDLLPYRDSYIGDNGAVIGILNKLPVPNGQNQQQISLQTKKSPYGLTVNYNLQENSPKDLASPANKGIFLYNSTSLFILIQNVEQVTFHFATEEGPYSFTISRNELEDFYKMDLHELSTDVPAWTQTVIEETLADKTKVEDFYASHPLKKE; translated from the coding sequence ATGAATTCTAATAAAGATACGCTAGAAAAACGTTTAAGTTCAATGCCTCAGCCCAGCTTAAGGGAAGAAGTCAAAATGAATATCCATCGAACCTTAATGGAACAAGAAAGCACAAAACATTTCGGGACTAAAGGTAAGCAAGTTTTTAATATATTTGCGGGAGCGGCCGTCGTACTCATCTTTTGCATTACTGTTTTCACTTCAGTCATTCATCAGCAGGACCACGGAGCCCAAACAGAGTCATTGTACCTTTCAACAAATACGACTGAAAAAAACATCCGTGACCTCCTACCTTATCGAGACAGCTATATTGGAGACAATGGCGCTGTCATCGGAATACTCAATAAGCTGCCTGTACCAAACGGCCAAAATCAACAACAAATATCATTACAGACGAAGAAAAGCCCATACGGCTTGACTGTGAATTACAACTTACAGGAAAACTCGCCGAAAGATTTGGCTTCGCCTGCTAACAAGGGGATCTTTCTTTACAACTCCACCTCTCTATTTATTTTGATTCAAAATGTCGAGCAGGTCACCTTTCATTTTGCGACTGAAGAGGGTCCGTACTCCTTTACGATCTCAAGAAACGAATTAGAGGACTTTTACAAAATGGATTTGCACGAATTGTCCACCGATGTACCAGCATGGACCCAAACAGTGATTGAAGAAACGTTAGCTGATAAGACAAAAGTTGAAGATTTTTATGCTTCGCATCCGCTCAAAAAGGAGTGA
- a CDS encoding NUDIX hydrolase, with protein sequence MESEILKIFDDQRNEKGTATREEVHKKGFWHETFHCWFVSREDDVEYLYFQLRSETKKDYPNLFDITAAGHLLADETVRDGIREVKEEIGIDLSYHELVPLGVIKYSLQKEDFLDNEMANVFMYENSIDMHEFELQKEEVSGIVKVEFTQFYKLCTGEADEIRVQGFQMNRDGKQLTLNQLVGKDKFVPHDSIYYEKVLSLIKENR encoded by the coding sequence ATGGAAAGCGAGATCCTGAAAATATTTGATGATCAACGAAATGAAAAAGGGACTGCAACACGTGAAGAAGTGCACAAAAAAGGGTTTTGGCATGAAACGTTTCATTGCTGGTTTGTTAGCAGGGAAGATGATGTTGAATACCTTTATTTTCAGCTTCGCAGCGAGACAAAAAAAGATTACCCAAACCTTTTTGACATTACGGCCGCAGGGCATCTATTAGCTGACGAGACAGTGCGCGACGGAATAAGGGAAGTAAAAGAGGAGATAGGAATTGATCTATCATATCATGAGCTTGTCCCTTTAGGTGTTATTAAATATTCCCTTCAAAAGGAAGACTTTCTTGATAATGAAATGGCCAATGTCTTCATGTACGAAAACAGCATCGATATGCATGAATTTGAACTGCAAAAAGAAGAAGTATCCGGCATTGTAAAAGTCGAATTTACTCAGTTTTATAAGCTTTGCACAGGAGAGGCGGATGAAATAAGAGTACAGGGATTTCAAATGAATAGAGATGGAAAACAACTGACACTTAATCAGCTTGTAGGGAAGGATAAATTTGTTCCGCATGATAGTATATATTATGAAAAGGTTCTAAGCCTCATTAAAGAGAATCGCTGA
- a CDS encoding 2,3-butanediol dehydrogenase has protein sequence MKAARWHNQKDIRIENIEEPKVEPGKVKIKIKWCGICGSDLHEFLGGPIFIPVDKPHPLTKETAPVTMGHEISGEIVKVGESVKNFQVGDRVVVEPIFATHGHQGAYNLDEQMGFLGLAGGGGGFSEYVSVDEELVFKLPGELSYEQGALVEPSAVALYAVRSSKLKAGDKAAVFGCGPIGLLVIEALKAAGASDIYAVELSSERQQKAEELGAIIIDPSKVRDTVEEITKLTNGGVDVSFEVTGVPVVLRQAIQSTNISGETVIVSIWEKGAEILPNDIVIKERTVKGIIGYRNVFPEVLSLMKKGFFSADKLVTKKIDLDDLIEEGFNALVKEKNQVKILVQPE, from the coding sequence ATGAAAGCCGCAAGATGGCACAATCAAAAAGACATTCGCATTGAAAACATTGAGGAACCAAAAGTCGAACCTGGCAAGGTGAAAATCAAAATTAAATGGTGCGGTATTTGCGGAAGTGATTTGCATGAATTTTTAGGAGGTCCTATTTTTATACCTGTTGACAAGCCGCACCCCCTAACGAAAGAAACAGCACCTGTCACCATGGGCCACGAAATTTCCGGTGAGATTGTTAAAGTCGGGGAATCTGTGAAAAACTTTCAAGTCGGCGATCGCGTGGTCGTTGAACCTATTTTTGCTACCCACGGTCACCAAGGCGCATACAACCTTGATGAACAAATGGGCTTCCTTGGATTAGCCGGCGGCGGCGGAGGCTTCTCAGAATATGTTTCTGTTGATGAAGAATTGGTATTTAAGCTGCCTGGTGAGCTTTCTTATGAACAAGGGGCACTCGTTGAACCGTCAGCCGTTGCTCTTTATGCCGTTCGTTCAAGCAAATTGAAAGCAGGTGACAAAGCGGCTGTCTTTGGGTGCGGACCGATCGGACTGTTAGTCATTGAAGCGTTGAAAGCAGCTGGTGCTTCTGACATTTATGCGGTTGAACTTTCTTCAGAACGGCAGCAAAAAGCTGAAGAGCTCGGAGCAATCATTATTGATCCATCAAAAGTTAGGGATACAGTTGAAGAAATAACCAAACTGACAAACGGCGGGGTTGACGTGTCTTTTGAGGTAACTGGTGTCCCTGTTGTCCTGCGTCAAGCGATTCAATCAACCAATATTTCCGGTGAAACCGTGATCGTAAGCATATGGGAAAAAGGGGCTGAGATCCTTCCAAACGATATTGTGATCAAAGAACGCACTGTAAAAGGAATTATTGGTTACCGTAACGTCTTTCCTGAAGTCCTTTCATTGATGAAAAAAGGCTTTTTCTCAGCCGATAAACTCGTAACGAAAAAAATCGATTTAGACGACCTGATTGAAGAAGGATTTAATGCCCTTGTGAAAGAAAAAAACCAAGTGAAAATTTTGGTTCAACCTGAATAG
- a CDS encoding ABC transporter ATP-binding protein: MTALLEIKDLHVHFPIKNGVLQKTTDHVKALNGIDLTVHKGETLGIVGESGCGKSTLARSIVGLHKPTSGDLLFNGKPYTDASSKELYELRRNMQMVFQDPYTSLNPRMKVSESIAAPLKAYKKTKNLESRVKELMELVGLNPDDHYNRLPHEFSGGQRQRIGIARALALEPKLIVCDEPVSALDVSVQAQVINLFQDLQKKLDLTYVFIAHDLSVINHIADRVAVMYLGKVMEKSNRETFQTHAQHPYTNALLSAVPLPDPDKERARERIVLKGELPSPANPPTGCVFHPRCPKATEFCKTNIPVLEERGVPGQEVACFFPVGAEEKARITL; the protein is encoded by the coding sequence TTGACCGCATTATTGGAAATCAAGGATTTACACGTCCATTTCCCGATCAAGAATGGTGTATTGCAGAAAACGACTGATCATGTGAAGGCTTTGAATGGTATCGATTTGACCGTCCATAAAGGAGAAACTTTAGGGATTGTTGGGGAATCCGGCTGTGGGAAAAGTACACTTGCCAGAAGCATCGTCGGATTGCATAAGCCTACTTCCGGCGATCTCCTTTTCAACGGAAAGCCGTATACAGATGCATCTTCCAAGGAACTTTACGAGCTGCGCCGCAATATGCAAATGGTTTTCCAGGATCCGTATACAAGTCTGAATCCGCGCATGAAAGTGAGTGAAAGCATTGCTGCTCCTTTGAAGGCATACAAAAAGACAAAAAATCTGGAATCCCGGGTAAAAGAGCTGATGGAGCTTGTCGGATTGAATCCCGATGACCATTATAACCGGCTGCCGCATGAATTCTCCGGCGGTCAGCGTCAACGGATCGGAATCGCCCGCGCCCTTGCCCTGGAACCAAAGCTGATTGTCTGTGACGAGCCTGTCAGTGCACTGGATGTATCTGTCCAAGCCCAAGTGATCAACTTATTTCAGGATCTTCAGAAGAAATTGGATCTGACCTATGTATTCATTGCGCACGATCTATCCGTCATCAATCATATTGCCGACCGCGTCGCCGTCATGTACCTTGGCAAAGTGATGGAAAAATCCAATCGTGAAACATTCCAGACACATGCGCAGCATCCTTATACCAATGCATTGCTATCCGCTGTGCCTTTGCCAGATCCCGACAAGGAACGGGCACGGGAACGCATCGTATTGAAAGGCGAACTGCCTTCCCCTGCCAATCCGCCAACAGGCTGCGTATTCCATCCCCGTTGCCCGAAAGCGACGGAATTCTGTAAGACGAACATCCCCGTCCTGGAGGAACGCGGGGTGCCTGGACAGGAAGTAGCTTGCTTCTTCCCTGTTGGTGCGGAAGAGAAAGCGAGGATTACGTTATGA
- a CDS encoding ABC transporter ATP-binding protein — protein sequence MLEVKDLHVHLDTPAGLVKAVDGVSFRLEAGQTIGIVGESGSGKSVLAHSLTKLNPEPPATYPKGEILFEGENILTMDKKRLRNLRGKEIAMIFQDPMSSLNPVFKIGRQLMEAIQTHQKLPKKEARQKAIELLEDVGIPDPERQLQNYPHQFSGGMRQRVLIAIALAARPKLLIADEPTTALDVTIQTQIIELLKKIQKKYGTAIIMITHDLGVVANLSDRILVMYAGKIVESGSTANIFYDTAMPYTWSLLRSIPRLDAAGSERLLHIEGNPPNLIHPPNGCNFHPRCPFARDACLQTDPALTERGTGHWAACVLSKAQFDEEKQAVAEQKGVLLS from the coding sequence ATGCTAGAAGTAAAGGATCTGCATGTCCACCTGGATACACCAGCCGGCCTCGTCAAAGCGGTTGATGGTGTATCCTTCCGACTGGAAGCTGGGCAGACCATCGGCATTGTCGGGGAATCGGGCAGCGGAAAAAGCGTCCTTGCTCATTCACTGACAAAGCTGAACCCGGAACCGCCAGCAACCTATCCAAAAGGAGAAATCCTCTTCGAAGGAGAAAACATCCTGACAATGGATAAAAAGCGCCTGCGCAATCTGCGCGGGAAAGAAATCGCAATGATTTTCCAGGATCCGATGTCCAGCCTTAATCCTGTTTTCAAAATCGGCAGACAGCTGATGGAAGCCATCCAGACCCATCAAAAGCTTCCCAAAAAAGAAGCTCGCCAAAAAGCGATCGAGCTGCTGGAAGATGTCGGCATTCCAGATCCGGAACGCCAGTTGCAGAATTACCCGCATCAATTCTCCGGCGGGATGCGTCAGCGTGTCCTGATTGCCATTGCGCTTGCTGCCAGGCCGAAGCTGCTCATCGCGGACGAGCCGACAACAGCTTTGGATGTAACGATACAGACACAGATCATTGAACTATTGAAAAAGATACAAAAGAAATATGGTACAGCCATCATCATGATTACCCATGACCTCGGAGTGGTGGCAAATCTGTCAGATCGAATCCTCGTCATGTATGCAGGCAAAATCGTCGAGTCCGGCAGTACAGCAAATATTTTTTATGACACGGCCATGCCGTATACATGGTCGCTGCTGCGCTCGATTCCAAGACTGGATGCAGCTGGTTCCGAACGGTTGCTGCATATCGAGGGGAATCCGCCTAATCTGATACATCCGCCCAATGGCTGCAATTTCCATCCCCGCTGCCCATTTGCACGAGACGCTTGTCTTCAAACCGATCCTGCGCTTACTGAACGCGGCACCGGCCACTGGGCTGCTTGTGTGCTCAGCAAGGCACAATTCGATGAAGAAAAACAAGCTGTGGCAGAGCAGAAAGGAGTGCTGCTATCTTGA
- a CDS encoding ABC transporter permease: MMSKKRNIIALTIFLLIALATITANWWLPVSPTAMDANQRLLAPSGAHWFGTDDFGRDIFARVIVAARVSLAVGVIVAIIATVIGTLIGLVSGYFRKTDFILMRIVDGFLAFPALLLALALVAALGGSITNIVIALTIAFFPVMSRVVRSAVLQINNAQYIEAARTTGTSNIVILFKYILPNVLSPIIVQSTFIFAKAILAEAALSFLGVGVNPSTPTWGNMLQESQIYITISPWFSIFPGIAIVITVLSLNILGDGLRDAFDPHSIKKKRKRKPKQTAPAA; encoded by the coding sequence ATGATGTCCAAGAAAAGGAACATTATTGCATTGACTATATTCCTATTGATTGCCCTGGCAACCATTACTGCCAATTGGTGGCTGCCAGTCTCCCCTACGGCGATGGATGCCAACCAGCGACTGCTGGCACCGTCTGGCGCTCATTGGTTCGGCACCGATGATTTCGGTCGTGACATTTTCGCCCGTGTCATCGTCGCTGCCCGTGTGTCTTTAGCTGTCGGCGTCATTGTAGCCATCATTGCGACAGTCATCGGTACATTGATCGGTCTTGTATCCGGCTATTTCCGTAAAACCGATTTTATCCTGATGCGGATTGTGGACGGCTTTCTCGCTTTTCCTGCCCTGCTTTTGGCATTGGCACTTGTAGCGGCACTCGGCGGAAGCATCACGAATATCGTCATCGCCCTTACGATTGCTTTCTTCCCAGTCATGTCGCGCGTGGTCCGCTCCGCCGTACTGCAAATCAATAATGCGCAATACATTGAAGCAGCCCGGACAACAGGGACTAGCAATATCGTCATTTTATTCAAATATATATTGCCGAATGTACTCTCCCCTATCATTGTGCAAAGTACATTCATTTTTGCCAAAGCAATACTCGCAGAAGCTGCACTCAGCTTTCTCGGTGTCGGTGTCAATCCATCCACGCCAACTTGGGGAAATATGCTGCAGGAATCACAGATTTATATTACGATCTCTCCCTGGTTCTCGATTTTCCCTGGTATCGCAATCGTCATCACCGTCTTATCGCTGAACATACTTGGCGATGGACTTCGGGATGCTTTCGATCCGCATAGCATCAAGAAAAAGCGGAAACGCAAACCAAAACAAACAGCACCAGCTGCCTAG
- a CDS encoding ABC transporter permease: MLHYTIRRLLSVIPVMLVVSIIVFLLVHLTPGNPAFIILGEDASPEAVAQLEEQLGLNEPLYIQFFDWLKQVITGDLGTSVYSAQPVTELIFANFGPTFSLMILSLLFILIISIPIAILIVSLRKTILDPLFTNASLLGVSVPEFWLAILLVLAFGVTFPIFPVAGYMPLAEGFGPWLYHLLLPAFVLALVEIGIIARMLRDSMLDSVNQDYTKTARAKGVRERDVLMKHVFANALIPTTTVLGATVAGLLGGTVIIETLFTIPGIGQLLIDSIHRRDYPVIQGVVLFIAAIYVFVNLVVDLLYAFLDPRIRYD, from the coding sequence GTGCTTCACTATACAATCCGCAGGCTCCTGTCTGTCATACCCGTCATGCTCGTGGTCAGTATCATCGTATTCCTGCTCGTTCACCTGACACCTGGCAATCCAGCCTTCATCATCCTTGGTGAAGATGCATCCCCTGAAGCCGTTGCACAGCTGGAAGAACAGCTTGGCCTGAATGAGCCCCTATATATTCAATTTTTCGACTGGCTCAAACAAGTCATCACTGGTGACCTAGGAACAAGTGTCTATTCAGCCCAGCCGGTCACGGAACTGATTTTTGCCAATTTTGGTCCGACTTTCAGTTTGATGATCTTGTCCCTGCTCTTTATTTTGATCATCTCCATTCCGATTGCGATCCTGATTGTTTCTTTACGTAAAACGATTCTGGATCCATTATTCACAAACGCATCCCTGCTCGGTGTGTCGGTACCGGAATTCTGGCTTGCCATCTTGCTCGTGCTGGCATTTGGGGTGACATTCCCGATATTCCCGGTTGCCGGTTATATGCCGCTTGCCGAGGGTTTTGGACCCTGGCTTTATCACTTGCTTCTGCCTGCTTTTGTACTGGCGCTTGTAGAGATTGGTATCATCGCAAGGATGCTCAGGGACAGCATGCTTGATTCCGTGAATCAGGATTATACAAAAACGGCACGAGCAAAAGGTGTCCGTGAACGTGATGTATTGATGAAGCATGTGTTCGCCAATGCGCTCATTCCGACAACGACTGTCCTTGGCGCCACTGTCGCAGGGCTGCTTGGCGGGACGGTCATCATCGAAACGCTGTTCACCATCCCAGGAATCGGACAGCTGCTGATCGACTCGATTCACCGACGGGATTATCCGGTGATTCAAGGCGTGGTACTGTTCATCGCTGCCATCTACGTCTTCGTCAACCTCGTCGTCGATCTCTTGTATGCATTCCTTGATCCAAGGATCCGCTATGACTAA
- a CDS encoding ABC transporter substrate-binding protein — protein sequence MKKKFALILFGLAATIALFGCSGNSSSSSGTSGGEPVEGGDLNVAMTADPDTLDWMYSGESVARKIGWHIYEGLFALDKDYQARPLLADDYTVSDDKKTYTITLRDGLKFHNGQDVTAEDAKASIERWLKVSSVGKITATHVNSVEAKDDLTLVITLKDPYTALLTDLAAPKASAVIIPADIAEAAGEQPLKNEQLIGTGPFKFDSWKRGNEIVLSRFEDYQSREEEDWGGLTGKKTAYLDTIHFKIVKDPQVMLNGLKTDLYDYVQSIPLDLYDVVDTTPNVEPAISSNGYSVITPDKSEAPFDDIKVREALHAALDKEAIAKATYGNSEFYNLDGALFTPDQTALYSDQNIDNFEAYDPDEAKKLLEVSSYDGQPVKIIFSNDHAEYKKIAEIAEQQLEAAGFNVELESYEWATYLEKWSVAANWDMVVVGWSPFFSPNQAGMVSQDSNSSGWYNSERWQELVTQWGEAEDEAAQKEILAELNKTIYDELPFEKVSNLSTLDARTSKLQDYEDWYGPRFWNTWKSK from the coding sequence TTGAAGAAGAAATTTGCACTCATACTATTCGGCTTAGCGGCCACCATCGCCTTATTCGGCTGCTCCGGCAATTCCAGCAGCAGCTCCGGTACAAGCGGCGGAGAACCTGTTGAAGGCGGCGACTTGAATGTTGCCATGACGGCGGATCCCGACACACTGGATTGGATGTATTCCGGCGAAAGTGTTGCGAGAAAAATCGGCTGGCATATCTATGAAGGTTTGTTCGCCCTGGATAAGGATTACCAGGCTCGTCCTTTACTAGCTGACGACTATACCGTCAGCGATGACAAGAAAACATACACCATCACCCTTCGTGATGGACTGAAATTCCACAACGGCCAGGACGTAACTGCCGAGGATGCCAAAGCATCGATCGAGCGCTGGCTTAAGGTCTCTTCCGTCGGTAAGATCACAGCAACACATGTGAATTCTGTCGAAGCAAAAGATGACTTGACATTGGTCATTACGCTGAAAGACCCATATACCGCTTTGCTAACCGATCTGGCTGCTCCGAAAGCATCTGCTGTCATCATTCCTGCCGATATCGCGGAAGCTGCGGGTGAACAGCCGCTGAAAAATGAACAGCTGATCGGTACAGGTCCATTCAAATTCGATTCCTGGAAGCGCGGCAACGAAATCGTCCTTTCCAGATTCGAAGATTATCAATCTCGCGAAGAGGAAGACTGGGGCGGTCTGACTGGTAAAAAGACAGCTTATCTGGATACGATTCATTTCAAGATCGTGAAAGACCCACAAGTAATGCTCAATGGATTGAAGACAGATCTATATGATTATGTACAGTCCATCCCACTTGATTTGTATGATGTAGTCGATACCACACCTAATGTCGAACCAGCTATCTCAAGCAATGGATATTCCGTCATCACCCCGGATAAATCCGAAGCGCCATTTGACGATATAAAAGTCCGTGAAGCACTTCACGCAGCGCTTGATAAAGAGGCCATCGCCAAGGCTACTTATGGTAATAGTGAATTCTATAATCTGGATGGAGCCCTGTTCACGCCCGATCAAACAGCTCTTTACTCGGATCAAAACATCGATAATTTCGAAGCTTATGATCCAGATGAGGCGAAAAAGCTGCTGGAGGTCAGCTCTTATGATGGGCAGCCGGTGAAAATCATCTTCTCGAATGACCATGCAGAGTATAAGAAAATCGCCGAAATTGCAGAACAGCAGCTGGAAGCAGCAGGCTTCAATGTCGAGCTTGAGTCCTATGAATGGGCAACCTACCTGGAAAAATGGAGCGTTGCTGCTAACTGGGATATGGTCGTAGTTGGCTGGTCTCCGTTCTTCTCGCCAAACCAAGCCGGAATGGTCAGTCAGGATTCCAACAGCAGCGGCTGGTATAACAGCGAACGCTGGCAGGAGCTTGTCACACAGTGGGGTGAAGCAGAAGATGAAGCTGCCCAAAAAGAAATACTGGCTGAGCTGAATAAGACAATCTACGATGAGCTTCCGTTTGAAAAAGTAAGCAACCTTTCCACTTTGGATGCACGCACTTCCAAGCTGCAGGATTATGAAGATTGGTATGGTCCGCGCTTCTGGAATACATGGAAATCCAAGTAA
- a CDS encoding M20 metallopeptidase family protein, with protein METMKQTLAEVHTELENDFAEVVKWRRYLHQHPELSFQETKTARFIADKLRSFGYEDIQTDIGGYGIVASLSGKEAGPTIALRADFDALPIVDEKETAYRSKIPGVMHACGHDGHTAALLGTAKALIKHKDSLKGIVVFLFQSAEEVPPGGAKAMIEDGALDGVDYVYGAHLNSAAPVGKIGVGEGFKMAAVDKFAITIQGKGGHGAAPQEAVDPIVIGSDIVSALQKIVSRRVSPLESAVVTLGVFQSGNAFNVIPDTAKLEGTVRTFNADIRKQVRQQIEAIVSGITSGFGATYSIDYLHGYPALYNHPEETALLQQLFSEQFGEEQVIELETGMGAEDFAYYLQEKPGSFFKVGSRNEDTATHYPHHHPKFDIDERALLITEKAFTKIVFSLLGS; from the coding sequence ATGGAGACCATGAAGCAGACACTTGCGGAGGTACATACAGAATTGGAAAATGATTTCGCAGAAGTCGTCAAATGGCGGCGATATCTGCATCAGCATCCTGAATTAAGTTTTCAGGAGACGAAAACCGCCCGTTTCATCGCCGATAAGCTGCGCAGCTTCGGCTACGAAGATATCCAGACAGATATCGGCGGGTATGGCATCGTCGCATCGCTGTCAGGGAAAGAGGCAGGACCTACGATTGCCCTCAGAGCTGATTTCGATGCCCTGCCGATAGTGGATGAGAAAGAAACAGCCTATCGATCCAAAATACCTGGCGTGATGCACGCTTGCGGACATGACGGCCATACTGCTGCTTTGCTGGGGACTGCCAAAGCATTGATCAAGCATAAAGACAGCCTGAAAGGCATAGTTGTCTTCCTGTTCCAGTCTGCTGAGGAAGTACCGCCCGGCGGTGCCAAGGCAATGATTGAAGATGGCGCACTTGACGGTGTCGATTATGTCTATGGCGCTCATCTTAACTCTGCTGCCCCTGTCGGGAAGATCGGTGTCGGTGAAGGATTCAAAATGGCCGCAGTGGATAAATTTGCGATCACCATCCAAGGAAAAGGTGGTCATGGCGCAGCACCACAAGAGGCTGTCGATCCAATCGTCATCGGCAGTGATATCGTAAGTGCTTTGCAGAAGATTGTCAGCCGAAGAGTCAGCCCACTGGAATCTGCGGTGGTGACACTGGGTGTATTCCAGTCCGGTAACGCATTCAATGTCATACCGGATACCGCCAAATTGGAAGGCACAGTGCGGACGTTCAATGCCGACATCCGCAAGCAGGTCAGACAGCAAATAGAAGCCATCGTTTCCGGAATCACGAGCGGTTTCGGTGCGACTTATTCCATCGATTACCTGCACGGCTATCCTGCGCTTTATAACCATCCAGAGGAAACTGCTCTTTTGCAGCAGCTATTCTCTGAACAATTCGGTGAAGAACAGGTAATAGAACTTGAAACTGGGATGGGAGCAGAGGATTTCGCTTATTACTTGCAGGAAAAACCCGGCAGCTTTTTTAAAGTCGGCTCCCGCAATGAGGATACAGCCACACACTATCCGCATCATCATCCGAAATTCGACATCGATGAGCGGGCATTGCTCATCACGGAGAAAGCATTCACGAAAATCGTATTCTCGTTATTGGGAAGCTAA
- the cidR gene encoding cidABC operon transcriptional activator CidR: MDIKQLQYFIEVARLNSFTRAADHLFVTQPAISKMIKNLEEELGVVLFNRSRKKLTLTDAGRVLYEQAKIIDKAFHQLETELENISHLKKGHIRIGLPPLINSLFFSTIMGQFHKEYPGITFELVEDGSKKIEENIIDDKLDFGVIVLPTNQELFDCHPFMKEELMLIVDSEHRLADKTKIPMAELEHENFVFFNKDFALRDRIVAACTKSGFKPSIISESSQWEFIEEMVASKLGVTLLPKSTCEYLDERVKAVKVTDPSISWDLAIIWKKDYYISYVAKEFLQFTKDRISLKYDNH, encoded by the coding sequence TTGGATATCAAACAGCTACAGTATTTTATCGAAGTTGCCCGTTTAAATAGCTTTACCCGCGCAGCTGACCATTTGTTTGTCACGCAGCCGGCCATTAGCAAAATGATTAAAAATTTAGAGGAAGAGCTCGGAGTTGTCCTTTTCAATCGTTCGCGGAAAAAATTAACTTTGACTGATGCCGGACGTGTTCTATATGAGCAGGCAAAAATCATTGATAAAGCCTTTCATCAATTGGAGACAGAGCTGGAAAATATTTCTCATTTAAAAAAAGGCCATATTCGAATTGGCTTGCCTCCGCTCATTAATTCTTTGTTTTTCTCAACAATTATGGGGCAATTCCATAAAGAATATCCCGGTATCACCTTCGAGTTAGTTGAAGACGGTTCAAAAAAAATTGAAGAGAATATTATAGACGACAAGCTTGATTTCGGTGTGATTGTTCTTCCGACAAATCAGGAATTATTTGATTGCCATCCTTTCATGAAGGAAGAGTTAATGCTGATCGTCGATTCGGAACATCGATTGGCGGATAAAACGAAAATTCCGATGGCTGAACTTGAGCATGAAAACTTTGTCTTTTTTAATAAAGACTTTGCGCTACGAGATCGAATTGTTGCTGCATGCACTAAGTCAGGATTTAAACCAAGCATCATCTCGGAAAGCTCACAATGGGAATTTATTGAAGAAATGGTCGCTAGCAAATTAGGAGTCACCTTACTCCCTAAAAGCACTTGCGAATATCTTGATGAACGTGTGAAGGCAGTAAAAGTTACGGATCCGTCAATCAGCTGGGATTTAGCAATCATTTGGAAAAAAGATTATTATATTTCCTATGTCGCAAAGGAATTCCTTCAGTTCACAAAAGATCGAATTTCTTTAAAATACGATAACCATTGA
- a CDS encoding acyl-CoA thioesterase has protein sequence MAIATARKTSETRIVNTDQVLISDLNNYYTLFGGVLMKKLDGCATLSARRHARVKECVTASTDSIDFLHPIRQSDSVCIESFVSYTGRSSMEIFCKVIAEDMMSGERRIAATAFLTFVALDENKKPIEVPSIIPETEEEQYLYETGKERAEIRKLRREKSRELAQFITVKKPWD, from the coding sequence ATGGCAATAGCAACGGCAAGAAAAACGTCTGAAACACGTATCGTAAACACTGATCAAGTGTTAATTAGCGATTTAAATAACTATTATACTCTTTTCGGCGGAGTTCTGATGAAAAAATTAGATGGATGTGCAACACTTTCTGCCCGTAGACACGCTAGAGTGAAAGAATGTGTGACAGCATCAACAGACTCCATAGATTTCTTGCACCCTATTCGTCAATCAGATTCAGTTTGTATCGAATCTTTTGTTTCCTATACCGGAAGAAGCTCCATGGAAATCTTTTGCAAGGTTATCGCTGAAGATATGATGAGCGGGGAACGACGTATAGCTGCAACGGCATTTTTAACATTCGTCGCACTGGACGAAAACAAAAAGCCGATTGAAGTTCCAAGCATTATCCCGGAGACAGAAGAAGAACAATATCTTTATGAAACGGGAAAAGAGCGAGCAGAAATCCGCAAACTAAGAAGAGAAAAAAGCCGGGAACTGGCGCAATTTATTACAGTTAAAAAGCCATGGGATTGA
- a CDS encoding 3-methyladenine DNA glycosylase, with product MSEKNPDKQNDSIEQKKKEQQNDDIEPQRDPSEQESESTEDNQDK from the coding sequence ATGAGTGAAAAAAATCCAGACAAACAAAATGACTCAATTGAGCAGAAAAAGAAAGAGCAGCAGAACGATGACATTGAGCCGCAGCGCGATCCGTCCGAACAGGAAAGTGAGAGCACCGAGGATAATCAAGATAAATGA